A portion of the Hylaeus volcanicus isolate JK05 unplaced genomic scaffold, UHH_iyHylVolc1.0_haploid 12237, whole genome shotgun sequence genome contains these proteins:
- the LOC128884488 gene encoding ribosome maturation protein SBDS-like, producing MLKQPRSQVRLTNIAVVRIKKKGIRFEVACFKNKILNWRSGIETNIYEVLQTDAIFENVSKGKFASHENLTRCFGTTDTLCIARTILEKGDLQVSDKERDEAHEVLFKDIATIISKRVFNKKTGLPLSISMIETALASLGFSVVSTMSAKKQAIKGTILLLDKFPNEFARLQMLLQVSFQIQQLEIIKQFLQQFDIQLRIEEKKDCYIDKKTFESEKAMENLAPSGIAESGTFHCLPQFFGTIDKFFTVTLSPPANLVLLSSNERIINEENILQSTNNLNQSQSSNGSLNFPEPEIQSVSTRKPQKEDSSRKCRHCPNAVFESACQFRNHCKCDWHAFNVKRNFKNLDSVTQEEYDSLYQDIQNGFLAADC from the coding sequence ATGCTTAAACAACCACGATCACAAGTTCGTTTAACGAACATCGCTGTCgttcgtattaaaaaaaaagggattaGATTTGAAGTAGcttgttttaaaaacaaaattttaaattggcGATCAGGTATTGAAACTAACATTTATGAGGTTCTTCAAACAGATGCCATTTTTGAGAATGtttcaaaaggaaaatttGCTTCACATGAAAATTTAACACGTTGTTTTGGTACAACGGATACTTTATGTATTGCAAGAACTATACTTGAGAAAGGAGATCTTCAGGTGTCTGATAAAGAACGGGACGAAGCTCATGaggttttatttaaagatattGCTACTATCATATCTAAACgagttttcaataaaaaaacagGACTTCCACTGTCTATATCGATGATTGAAACAGCTTTAGCATCCTTAGGTTTTTCAGTTGTTTCAACAATGTCAGCAAAAAAACAAGCTATAAAAGgcacaattttattgttagaCAAATTTCCAAACGAATTTGCACGATTGCAAATGCTACTTCAAGTATCTTTTCAAATCCAACAACTAGagattattaaacaatttcttcaacaATTTGACATTCAATTGCgtatcgaagaaaagaaagactGCTACATTGATAAGAAAACATTTGAAAGCGAGAAGGCTATGGAAAACCTGGCACCGTCTGGCATAGCCGAATCTGGTACCTTTCATTGTTTGCCTCAATTTTTTGGTACtattgataaatttttcacCGTTACCTTAAGTCCACCAGCAAACCTTGTTCTTTTATCGTCTAATGaacgaattattaatgaaGAGAATATTCTACAATCAACAAACAACCTTAATCAGTCTCAGTCTTCAAATGGTTCATTGAATTTTCCGGAGCCAGAAATACAAAGTGTTTCAACAAGGAAACCCCAAAAAGAAGATTCTTCACGTAAATGTCGTCACTGTCCTAATGCAGTTTTTGAGTCTGCGTGTCAATTTCGAAATCATTGTAAATGCGATTGGCATGCTTTTAATGTGAaacggaattttaaaaatttagattCTGTTACACAAGAAGAGTATGATAGTTTATATCAGGATATTCAAAATGGGTTTTTAGCAGCGGATTGTTAA
- the LOC128884426 gene encoding uncharacterized protein LOC128884426 isoform X2, translating into MLIRKKKKKIPQFLFLVYKKTFDFFFNGKSAVKNIGFCLVRLYTKTKFLCETYKELRWAVQVGVGAGFSSFFLIFLTPSQLFFDATAGGSFKRAWLNLTFYTLGAFAGYSFSLLSILCHKMIGKSVVPFITFVSVLLIVIPGGFIRFNFPSTIVAVNVGLSTAELILLAGFNEVMDYNLQKEALKRVISCCVGSLCSLLASQYVLCYRARPNVLKSLEKILLVMSDILKPLQPMHSYSSSVPAHILCASKLVSCSRNTIPSALHKDTSSADKLNNVSRIHFKYDANEFKKYCAKMIENVNTCQELLASQNLLIECAKQELSCQKPYRFPEVKYKALLNEIRTLFFHISSLVFHMNLYVTDNYKTRQSLKCGVWETREEETNDLCSFEEKDRVKSVEDWKMVNGKHFTKDFRNLKRMEEKSNEDLEANERNMECSNVIEIPQMYEASEKTHLIGTLQKIEEDVFDTITFHISEALRHLATSLRTKDGSRELALRELKVTEKVFNKIQTYRISQRESFSNIIMNTFACDQSKRWSTTTLEAIQTKWFDALDVDLQTYVSFTDKENTLFWDAYWLARDRISICYATLMTIKNSLFRCSQCLDDYVKVAVDVK; encoded by the exons atgttaataagaaaaaaaaaaaaaaaaattcctcaatttttatttttagtgtaTAAAAAgacttttgatttttttttcaatggcAAAAGTGCGGTTAAAAACATAGGATTTTGTTTAGTAAGACTTTATACAAAAACGAAGtttttatgtgaaacataTAAAGAACTTCGTTGGGCCGTTCAGGTTGGAGTTGGTGCAggattttcatctttttttcttatttttttaactccatctcaattattttttg ATGCCACAGCGGGTGGTTCCTTTAAACGAGCGTGGCTCAATCTGACATTTTATACACTTGGAGCTTTCGCAGGATATAGTTTTTCTCTCTTATCAATTCTTTGTCATAAGATGATTGGTAAATCGGTTGTTCCTTTTATAACATTTGTGTCTGTTCTTTTGATTGTAATTCCGGGAGGTTTTATACGTTTTAATTTCCCATCAACAATTGTTGCAGTAAATGTTGGTTTATCGACAGCAGAATTGATACTATTAGCAGGTTTTAATGAGGTGATGGATTACAATCTTCAAAAGGAGGCTTTGAAACGGGTGATTTCTTGTTGTGTGGGTAGTTTATGTTCCTTGCTGGCTTCCCAATATGTCTTGTGTTATCGGGCCCGACCCAACGTTTTAAAAAGCttagaaaaaattcttcttgTCATGAGTGATATTTTAAAACCTTTACAACCAATGCATTCCTACTCGTCTTCAGTTCCAGCTCACATTTTGTGCGCTTCAAAATTAGTTTCATGTTCGAGGAATACAATCCCCAGTGCTCTACACAAGGATACCAGCAGTGCTGATAAGTTAAATAACGTTTCTCGCATTCATTTCAAG TATGATgcgaatgaatttaaaaagtattgtgCGAAGATGATAGAAAATGTGAATACGTGTCAGGAATTGTTAGCATCACAAAATTTGCTGATAGAATGCGCTAAACAAGAATTGTCCTGTCAGAAACCATACCGTTTTCCTGAAGTTAAATATAAAGCATTGTTAAATGAAATCCGAACACTTTTCTTTCACATATCCTCTTTAGTGTTTcatatgaatttatatgttactgataattataaaacacgTCAATCATTGAAATGTGGCGTATGGGAGACACgggaagaagaaacaaatgatTTATGTTCATTTGAAGAAAAAGATAGGGTTAAAAGTGTGGAGGATTGGAAAATGGTGAATGGGAAACACTTTACAAAGGATTTccgaaatttgaaaagaatggaagaaaaatcaaatgaGGATCTAGAAGCGAATGAAAGAAACATGGAATGTTCGAACGTTATAGAAATTCCGCAAATGTATGAGGCATCAGAAAAAACTCATTTAATTGGTACGTtacaaaaaatagaagaggACGTTTTTGATACCATAACATTTCATATATCGGAAGCGCTAAGGCATTTGGCGACAAGTTTACGAACAAAAGATGGGTCAAGAGAGTTGGCTTTACGTGAATTAAAAGTTACGGAAAaggttttcaataaaattcaaacgtatAGAATATCTCAACGAGAAAGcttttctaatattattatgaacACGTTTGCATGCGATCAATCCAAACGTTGGAGTACCACAACACTTGAAGCCATTCAAACAAAATGGTTTGATGCTTTAGACGTCGATTTACAAacttatgtttcttttacggATAAGGAGAACACATTATTTTGGGACGCGTATTGGTTAGCTCGAGATCGCATTTCAATATGTTATGCGACTTTAATGACCATAAAAAATAGTCTGTTCCGCTGTTCTCAATGTCTTGATGATTATGTTAAAGTAGCTGTGGATGTCAAGTGa
- the LOC128884426 gene encoding uncharacterized protein LOC128884426 isoform X1, with product MLIRKKKKKIPQFLFLVYKKTFDFFFNGKSAVKNIGFCLVRLYTKTKFLCETYKELRWAVQVGVGAGFSSFFLIFLTPSQLFFGTTGIVGPVYSVFSIDATAGGSFKRAWLNLTFYTLGAFAGYSFSLLSILCHKMIGKSVVPFITFVSVLLIVIPGGFIRFNFPSTIVAVNVGLSTAELILLAGFNEVMDYNLQKEALKRVISCCVGSLCSLLASQYVLCYRARPNVLKSLEKILLVMSDILKPLQPMHSYSSSVPAHILCASKLVSCSRNTIPSALHKDTSSADKLNNVSRIHFKYDANEFKKYCAKMIENVNTCQELLASQNLLIECAKQELSCQKPYRFPEVKYKALLNEIRTLFFHISSLVFHMNLYVTDNYKTRQSLKCGVWETREEETNDLCSFEEKDRVKSVEDWKMVNGKHFTKDFRNLKRMEEKSNEDLEANERNMECSNVIEIPQMYEASEKTHLIGTLQKIEEDVFDTITFHISEALRHLATSLRTKDGSRELALRELKVTEKVFNKIQTYRISQRESFSNIIMNTFACDQSKRWSTTTLEAIQTKWFDALDVDLQTYVSFTDKENTLFWDAYWLARDRISICYATLMTIKNSLFRCSQCLDDYVKVAVDVK from the exons atgttaataagaaaaaaaaaaaaaaaaattcctcaatttttatttttagtgtaTAAAAAgacttttgatttttttttcaatggcAAAAGTGCGGTTAAAAACATAGGATTTTGTTTAGTAAGACTTTATACAAAAACGAAGtttttatgtgaaacataTAAAGAACTTCGTTGGGCCGTTCAGGTTGGAGTTGGTGCAggattttcatctttttttcttatttttttaactccatctcaattattttttggtaCTACTGGAATCGTTGGTCCAGTGTACTCTGTTTTTTCTATAGATGCCACAGCGGGTGGTTCCTTTAAACGAGCGTGGCTCAATCTGACATTTTATACACTTGGAGCTTTCGCAGGATATAGTTTTTCTCTCTTATCAATTCTTTGTCATAAGATGATTGGTAAATCGGTTGTTCCTTTTATAACATTTGTGTCTGTTCTTTTGATTGTAATTCCGGGAGGTTTTATACGTTTTAATTTCCCATCAACAATTGTTGCAGTAAATGTTGGTTTATCGACAGCAGAATTGATACTATTAGCAGGTTTTAATGAGGTGATGGATTACAATCTTCAAAAGGAGGCTTTGAAACGGGTGATTTCTTGTTGTGTGGGTAGTTTATGTTCCTTGCTGGCTTCCCAATATGTCTTGTGTTATCGGGCCCGACCCAACGTTTTAAAAAGCttagaaaaaattcttcttgTCATGAGTGATATTTTAAAACCTTTACAACCAATGCATTCCTACTCGTCTTCAGTTCCAGCTCACATTTTGTGCGCTTCAAAATTAGTTTCATGTTCGAGGAATACAATCCCCAGTGCTCTACACAAGGATACCAGCAGTGCTGATAAGTTAAATAACGTTTCTCGCATTCATTTCAAG TATGATgcgaatgaatttaaaaagtattgtgCGAAGATGATAGAAAATGTGAATACGTGTCAGGAATTGTTAGCATCACAAAATTTGCTGATAGAATGCGCTAAACAAGAATTGTCCTGTCAGAAACCATACCGTTTTCCTGAAGTTAAATATAAAGCATTGTTAAATGAAATCCGAACACTTTTCTTTCACATATCCTCTTTAGTGTTTcatatgaatttatatgttactgataattataaaacacgTCAATCATTGAAATGTGGCGTATGGGAGACACgggaagaagaaacaaatgatTTATGTTCATTTGAAGAAAAAGATAGGGTTAAAAGTGTGGAGGATTGGAAAATGGTGAATGGGAAACACTTTACAAAGGATTTccgaaatttgaaaagaatggaagaaaaatcaaatgaGGATCTAGAAGCGAATGAAAGAAACATGGAATGTTCGAACGTTATAGAAATTCCGCAAATGTATGAGGCATCAGAAAAAACTCATTTAATTGGTACGTtacaaaaaatagaagaggACGTTTTTGATACCATAACATTTCATATATCGGAAGCGCTAAGGCATTTGGCGACAAGTTTACGAACAAAAGATGGGTCAAGAGAGTTGGCTTTACGTGAATTAAAAGTTACGGAAAaggttttcaataaaattcaaacgtatAGAATATCTCAACGAGAAAGcttttctaatattattatgaacACGTTTGCATGCGATCAATCCAAACGTTGGAGTACCACAACACTTGAAGCCATTCAAACAAAATGGTTTGATGCTTTAGACGTCGATTTACAAacttatgtttcttttacggATAAGGAGAACACATTATTTTGGGACGCGTATTGGTTAGCTCGAGATCGCATTTCAATATGTTATGCGACTTTAATGACCATAAAAAATAGTCTGTTCCGCTGTTCTCAATGTCTTGATGATTATGTTAAAGTAGCTGTGGATGTCAAGTGa
- the LOC128884487 gene encoding uncharacterized protein LOC128884487, with protein sequence MSHFSLAQRDLSPDWDRQQKELCDYAVAVIPDKCSLFFQLLKSLRFQTSGSTTTQSFTKEVYKNNNPNSTANLFLWTQSTTSLGCFVSENLLPEPVDRSLILLDGYQNGLCRSYSVAGTLRHVFFDLIVCFVKQVQLCECTGVQNMLDFCEDLFSLDDDIAYRCYTDQGLMFQRLRDPSSFSDLVFQQYLLKYLPYSLSSLLQMISSLIPQVSQQKCTFKLFQATQRFHQLMQLLISPLDKICFPPLFSTIHPISLKSKPLTTNESNVPLKDNLLTLSTCHVSVEEVPSETTKRTIASTPIPEAYKKMEDKSDEKSFVNDDFIEKNTWAVSSMHYFLQEPIYLESILFEMLGLNSNDVCQNNWTLFKNQYGQIISMPIEDASLISAFASSTLYEGYTTPLPLPKNFVAPNVELPVIDKRRYCGCLWAVGVSSLSFDSVQNFLNPIDPESITNFIYRFKERREEKEMHTTRRFSEGLDMAMSPNPFSSCQENFNQITQEAWLAFQLFSLSPGNVPPYTIQWDISSTNVSLLHLLWVIMDGLLEEIKKYSVPSSSQSCTINYLVQIVHLFGKILSTHSMTVLFFSHLLCRSTQAFQSPTKLFLQLYSTLCTSVHLVKLYHVTGCIPNAIVLLLITSLNALKYVMVPIHIEDIKQFFLQKEPNQMITFLWTSVCYSNRLQCPRYLQTSDCATNCLYIHWLFRLLSSSLCGTPLLENKSLPLLPLMSLMNAVKQCVEFVFSPDLSCSLITAALRLCTLLIKLTPFSAWPCSAFNEALITSQITRETVNVLVRSQNGMEGDWDIVNAFVENYENDFWEMLSSILPSCALYQPRESFEASQNSLIHFRTKIMAEMNTAKDFQLFNAILFLVSNVAWNQACSSLHGFQILERTFLLRQVMEPLCLIVQSLTHFNSWNLDSHCETLLQASKLPPDCITNTRKMQKTILCTLWEHNILTSLANFLTFEGCVIVTDSYEKKKCIRQCFFNPLFMQAYIFDLLSCHKTHNILTSICLTSMQMDPCGTKALEQAKEFVSECIVFFMHLSTAVHSYASREDAIDLCQPSSYLEGVAKFLNDMKGAVVKNNTPSSTFLYCSKSSLASNDLFEQIDHRFMLDRMYEQMTRGWSFPVNFLMSLMLSTTFYGDGILSQSSFLIHSLMKGSQHSSSCDTKKTDIHGNVSYESVVSYLMIQHPSELQVTLSKCFESSNEACTKALWSVLIFMEKILVKFSIQTMITAPAHLSLLFFPFLDIHQKKNATVTVSSHVKLLPHIIPLFRHFVLRQEPQTFDKERAVWEDMLVFCMFWLARFLFWIEITIQNSPIQQLLILDTLWMVTYSLELLCQLFSIVFPNGLSFFT encoded by the exons ATGAGTCATTTTTCGTTAGCGCAACGAGATCTTAGTCCTGACTGGGATAGGCAACAAAAAGAGTTATGCGATTATGCTGTTGCTGTGATACCGGACAAGTGTTCTTTGttttttcaacttttgaaATCGTTACGATTTCAAACATCAGGTTCCACGACGACGCAATCCTTTACAAAAGaagtgtataaaaataataatcctaACTCCACggccaatttatttttatggacACAATCCACTACTTCACTTGGCTGTTTTGtttcagaaaatttattaccagAGCCTGTGGATAGATCACTGATTCTATTAGATGGTTACCAGAATGGGTTATGTCGTTCGTATAGTGTAGCAGGAACACTGCGGCATGTTTTCTTTGATCTGATTGTGTGTTTTGTTAAACAAGTGCAATTATGTGAATGTACGGGTGTTCAAAATATGTTGGATTTTTGTGAAGATTTGTTTTCTCTTGATGATGACATTGCTTATCGATGTTATACTGATCAAGGGTTGATGTTCCAACGTTTGAGAGACCCAAGCTCTTTTAGTGACCTTGTTTTCCAGCagtatcttttaaaatatcttcctTATAGTCTTTCTTCTTTATTACAAATGATTTCCAGTTTAATACCACAAGTTTCTCAACAAAAGTGtactttcaaattatttcaggCGACGCAACGGTTTCATCAACTCATGCAATTGCTTATAAGTCCActtgacaaaatttgttttccacCGTTATTTTCAACTATTCATCCTATATCTTTGAAATCAAAACCCTTGACAACCAATGAATCGAATGTTCCTTTAAAAGACAATTTGTTAACTCTTTCAACTTGTCATGTATCAGTAGAGGAGGTTCCTAGTGAAACGACTAAACGAACAATCGCTTCAACGCCTATTCCAGaagcatataaaaaaatggaggaTAAGAGTGATGAAAAATCTTTTGTGAATGATgactttattgaaaaaaatacttgGGCCGTTTCATCTATGCATTATTTTCTACAAGAACCCATTTATCTTGAATCCattctttttgaaatgttgggtttaaattcaaatgacGTATGTCAAAACAATTGGACtctgtttaaaaatcaatatggTCAAATTATCTCTATGCCCATTGAGGATGCTTCTTTAATAAGTGCCTTTGCTTCTTCTACTTTATACGAAGGGTATACAACACCTCTTCCTTTaccgaaaaattttgtagCGCCCAATGTTGAATTACCAGTGATTGACAAACGTCGTTATTGTGGATGTTTATGGGCAGTGGGAGTGTCTTCTTTATCTTTTGATTCagttcaaaattttttaaatcctatTGATCCAGAATCCATTACcaactttatttatcgatttaaaGAAAGGCGTGAAGAAAAAGAGATGCATACCACGCGTCGATTTTCAGAAGGTTTGGACATGGCTATGTCACCGAATCCCTTTTCTTCTTGtcaagaaaatttcaatcaaatcaCTCAAGAAGCATGGTTAGCTTTTCAGCTTTTCAGTTTAAGTCCCGGTAACGTTCCTCCTTACACCATTCAGTGGGATATTAGTTCTACCAATGTTTCTTTACTTCATTTATTATGGGTCATTATGGACGGTCTTTTAGAAGAgatcaaaaaatattcagtacCATCTTCTTCTCAATCCTGTACCATAAA ttatttagTGCAAATAGtccatttatttggaaaaatccTTTCTACGCATTCAATGActgtgctttttttttctcacctTCTGTGTCGTTCGACTCAA gCATTTCAATCACCTACCAAGTTGTTTCTTCAGTTGTATTCAACTCTTTGTACCTCCGTTCATTTAGTGAAATTGTATCACGTAACAGGTTGTATTCCTAATGCGATCGTTTTGTTACTTATTACATCACTCAACGCGTTGAAATACGTGATGGTTCCTATTCATATTGaagatattaaacaatttttcttgcaaaaaGAACCAAATCAAATGATAACGTTCTTGTGGACCTCTGTGTGTTATTCAAACCGGTTGCAGTGTCCCCGTTATCTTCAAACATCGGATTGTGcaacaaattgtttatatattcattGGCTTTTTCGATTATTATCATCTTCGTTATGTGGAACGcctttattagaaaataaatcattacCTTTATTACCTTTAATGTCTCTTATGAATGCTGTGAAGCAAT GTGTGGAATTCGTTTTTTCACCCGACTTGTCATGTAGTCTCATTACTGCAGCTTTACGTTTATGtacacttttaataaaattgacacCATTTTCAGCATGGCCCTGTAGTGCTTTTAATGAAGCTTTAATAACGTCTCAAATAACTCGGGAAACTGTCAATGTTCTAGTACGCTCACAAAATGGAATGGAAGGAGATTGGGATATTGTCAATgcttttgttgaaaattatgaaaatgatttttggGAG ATGTTATCCTCCATTCTTCCAAGTTGTGCCTTGTACCAACCTCGAGAATCTTTTGAAGCATCTCAAAATTCTTTAATCCATTTTCGTACCAAAATCATGGCAGAAATGAATACCGCTAAAGATTTTCAACTCTTTAATGCTATCTTATTTCTTGTTTCAAATGTTGCATGGAATCAAGCTTGTTCTTCGTTACATGGTTTTCAAATATTGGAAAG AACTTTTCTTTTGCGTCAAGTCATGGAACCTTTGTGCCTTATCGTTCAATCTTTAACACATTTTAATTCATGGAATTTGGATAGTCATTGTGAAACATTATTGCAAG CTTCAAAATTACCACCGGATTGTATTACCAACACTCGAAAG ATGCAAAAGACTATTTTATGTACTTTGTGGGAACACAATATCTTGACCTCCCTTGCCAATTTTCTTACATTTGAAGGTTGTGTTATCGTAACAGAttcttatgaaaaaaaaaaatgtattcgtcaatgtttttttaatccaTTATTTATGCAA GCCtatatatttgatttattatcgTGTCATAAAACTCATAATATTTTGACGTCAATATGTCTTACGTCCATGCAAATGGATCCTTGTGGAACTAAAGCATTAGAACAAGCTAAAGAATTTGTCAGTGAatgcattgttttttttatgcacCTAAGTACAGCAGTGCATTCCTATGCTTCGCGTGAAGATGCAATCGATCTCTGTCAACCTTCTTCTTATTTAGAAGGAGTagctaaatttttaaatgacatGAAAGGCGCAGTTGTGAAAAATAACACTCCATCttcaacttttttatattgttcaaAATCATCGTTAGCTTCAAATGATTTATTTGAGCAAATTGATCATCGGTTCATGCTTGATAGAATGTATGAACAAATGACACGAGGCTGGTCTTTTCCTGTTAATTTCCTCATGTCGTTAATGCTATCGACAACATTTTATGGCGATGGAATCCTATCGCAgagttcttttttaattcactCTTTAATGAAAGGATCACAACATTCTTCTTCTTGTGACACTAAAAAAACAGACATTCATGGAAATGTTTCTTATGAATCGgttgtttcttatttaatgATTCAACATCCAAGTGAATTACAAGTGACCTTGTCAAAATGCTTTGAATCTTCAAATGAAGCGTGTACT AAAGCTTTATGGtctgtattaattttcatggaaaaaattcttgtaaagTTTTCCATTCAAACTATGATCACCGCACCAGCTCACttgagtttattatttttcccatTTCTTGATATacatcaaaaaaaaaatgcaacgGTGACGGTATCCTCTCATGTCAAACTTCTTCCTCATATCATTCCACT GTTTCGTCATTTCGTTTTAAGACAAGAACCTCAAACTTTTGATAAGGAGCGTGCTGTTTGGGAAGATATGTTAGTGTTTTGTATGTTTTGGCTGGCTCGATTCCTTTTCTGGATTGAAATCACAATTCAAAATAGTCCTATTCAACAGTTACTCATTCTCGATACGTTATGGATGGTAACATACTCTCTCGAATTGTTATGTCAATTATTCTCTATAGTTTTCCCTAATGG ATTATCATTCTTtacctaa